The DNA region ACACCGAGAAAGAAAAGAGCGTCAATGTGTTCCAGTATGTTTGCAGAATTCCTTAACCTCATCAACAAGTTTAATAAAAGACAAATGCTTCTCAGAAAGACAACCAATTATTTAACAGATGTACAAACACAAGCCAATCTGCCCCCACACCCTTAAAAAAGCTGAGTAACTGGTTTTTCTGATCCTCAACCTCATAAATGGAAAAGATAGCGACTCTTTTAATTTAAAGAATCAATAAAAAAGtcaattcttttctttggCCAATAAATATCTCTCGTATCATGTAATGGCTGTCTCCCTCATTCTTATGAGCTTCCCAGAatcaattttgaaacaaagTATTTCATATCCAGGCCATAGTACCGATTTTGAACCGCATATGGTCAAACGGACGAGCCAGTTCAGGGCAGAGATAGATTATCAGAGGAAGGCATTAAGCATACCTTCTCCAGAGTCTGTATAGCTCTTTGATTAGCGGCCTTGTATCGTTCAGCCTGCAAGAGTTCACGTTGAGCTCAGAGATTAAAAACTGAAAGCAACTGCAGCAAGAAAACATGATCTTTTACAGCTCAAGATTCTTCCCTACAATGCTTCACTTGCATTGCATTGATTTAGCCTCTCTGAACCATCGATCAAGAACCCAAAAAGGGGTCAAGAAGATTGTTCTAACTCCGGCAAACAGCAGTTTTCTGGCAACCCAATGAGAAAGACTGCCCCTATAGCTCCGTTTGATCTGATCAAACAGAAAATCTCCATTACCAGAATCTGAGGAGTGAATATCCACTTGGCTCGGTGAGTTGAGGTGCGAAAGTCGGCCATGGAAGCTCCGAATGCTCGACCGGAATATCTGACACTGATGAGAGTAAAGATTTGGGGGGTTTTTAGGGTTCTAAGTTTATGGAGGAGGAAGATGGAAGAACGAAGCTGATGAAGAAATTCTGGCACGTGTTAAAAAAaggcaaatggaaaacaaagtgtgaaaaagaaaaaaaatacaaggtTAAAATAGTAATTATGTTGCATTAAAGGCTAAGCCGACGTGCAAACGGAAACAGTGTCCGCGTATATGCTAAATAACAATACGACGTATAAACAATCACGAGATGAGACCGACTTAGCAATAGACATTGCATTGGGGGCCacctatatataattaggTTTATTGTATTGTATAGCTTAAcgttgataaatatttttaaatctatGTCAACGTTATTTTTTTACCTGAGCTATCCCAACgtttctatttttgttttaccATCTAACCTTTAGGGAATAGATGGtgaaatcaaattagcaataCCTCAAGCGAAAAAATGACCTTGGGTTAAAACTAAAAATTCCTTTAAACGTTAGGTTATATGGTGCAATTAACATTATATAATTCAAGATGTAAAATTCACTGAAAACCTTTGTGCGATTAAAAATCGtatatttctattaaaaaaaaaaacccttcATCGGCCAGCCTGCTATACCCGGATTATGTGGATGCATCATTTCCCAGTTTCATCTATTGAACCTCATGTGGCTGCTTCCCCGAGCTTCGGTTTGCGTGGTACATAATGTTTCCAATGCCTTCACGAATTGCTAATCACATCTGTATGGAGAGTTCCTGCTTCATCCATCAGACGACAGTGAGTTTATTGGGGAAATTCTGTTTGTTCCGGTATCCTGACAGATGAAAGATCCACTGGTTTAGTCTTTATAGGTTCTCCTCGTTTGCTTTTGTTAGCCATTGCCATGCACTTGTGTGTTTAACTCACTGTCAGGGTGCTTGGCAAATTAGTGGTACGGTGAATTTGTGATTGGTTCCTTCTTCTTGTAAGAAAAAAATGCGACTAACAAGGTCGGCGGCAAGAACATCGATTGCTTGCGCTGCATCTGCATGTCTAATCGATCAGAAGGACGCCTTTGAAGATGAGGGACAGCGACAGAGTGAGCCCCGGTGCCCTCCCAACAAAGGCATCCTCCTCCCCCTCAGGGCTGGCTAGAATTCCGGCAGCCTCTCTCAACTCGCTCTGATCAGTTAGTTGTCTGATGCATCACATATATTTCTCGTGGACAGCTATACATTCCGATCGGGTAATAATCAGTTCATCACTTGAataagtatcattcatcagtcaTAAGGGTAGTAATAGATGTACAACGTCTCAATGGTGAAAAGTTTCCGTCGACCCGTGTATTGTTCTGTCGATCAACAAAGTTgcattaataatttttcttcctTGACTGGCTTCTCAGGCTGGCATTTTAGCTTTCGGTTCGTTTCTGTCCTCCTTATCCTTGAAAGGAACCTGTATTATTCGATCTTATGGCAAGATTCCATGTAATGAGAACATTAGAAATGTCAACCCATTTGGTTTTATGGTCagttttaactctaactttaactctactcactacataacaaaaatcaacaacacaattattatttttttttcaatttttaatgttaAATTCTCAAAACTatgcattattttttcacactaataattcaataacacaatcattacaacctaattaaaatcaaaattcaactctactttaactctaaaaccaaatacatTAGATTATCATCTGGATGACATGCTAATCGAATGCTTTTTTTCCATACCTATCAAGAGTCGAGCGACTTCTAATTTTATTCAACCATAAGGGGCACAGGTAATACTTAAACCGTGCCTTTTGACTGACGAAATCGATGGAATGCCGTAATAGACTCTGTTGTTCAAGGTACCATATTCTGTAACAAGCCAGCTGCCGAAGGAGAACTTTTATCGCTTAACTGACAATTGTGAGCAGAAATCCGTGAGTTGTCCTTCCCGTTCCCCGTGGAATTTTGAGAATACTCGGGCCTCCTGTAATATTGTTGGATCGATAATCTCCGACTCCCGCCACCTTTCTTCGCTGACAAGCCTCTGCCAAATGACTTTTCACTTCCACCATACGGCGATGCGCAAGAGGAAGAAGCGACCGAGGACCCCCCTATGCACGTCATATTATCCTCCGGCGCAGCCCACCCGCTGAAACATATCAGTTCAAGCTCTTCTGCCACTTCAGTCATAGAAGGCCTCAAGTCCCAGTGATGTGCGAGGCATCGGAAGGCCAACTCTGCCACTTTGTGTATGGAAGAAAGCGTCCAAGCGTCCCAGTGCGGGTCGATTGACGGATCAATTATCTCGTCCACACAACCTCTGCTGATCCTGTCCAGTGCCAGCGCTGCCAAGTTCACCTCGCTGTGGGGACGTCTGAAGTCGATCACTTTCAGGGCGGTAATGATCTCAACTAAGACTACCCCGAAActgtatacatcgctcttgtcAGACAGATGGAATTGCTGGTGGTACTGCGGATCAAGATAGCCCGGGGTCCCCTGAGGAGCTGTGGAGATGTGAGAATCATTCGCTTCTGTCATCCCGAGCCGAGAAAGACCAAAATCCGCCACCTTTGAGTTGTACTGGGAATCTAAAAGTATATTGTTAGACTTGACGTCCCTGTGGAAAATTGGAGGGTTCGTCTCAGAGTGAAGATAGGCAATCGCACGGGCTGTTTCAGCCGCGATCCTGAGTCTTACAGTCCACGGCAGCCCAGTCCCCCTCTCTTTCATTAAATGTTGCAACAACGTCCCGTTAGGCATGAACTCATAAACGAGGATCTGTTCCCCGTCCTCTATGCAACAACCCAGGAGACGGACTAGGTTTGGATGGCTAACTGAGGAAAGGAGCTTGATCTCATTCGCGACTTTATCGATACTGTCTGCATCCCGGTGTCGTATCCTTTTTATGGCTACCCACTCATCGTTGTGGAGTATCCCTCCATAGACAGTGCCATAGGCCCCATTCCCGAGCTTCTGTCTCTCAGAGAATCCATTCGTAGCTCTCTCGATATCTTTGTATGTGTATAAGGGGACACTTGTGCTACCTGCTGCTACATGCAAAAGGCGTTTCGCGCTCATTCGGCTTCTCAAAGAGATTGAATGTCGAAGGATGAGGTAACAGATCACTGTTAGACCACTTATTAGGAAAGCGCCTGCAACAAGCCCTGAGAGGAGACCACAAATTACATCTTAGCTGCAAGTCCGacaagtaaattttttttttcccatcaaGATGTTCATATTTTTCCAAGAAAACCGAAGTTGCAATGCTGAAAAGTATCTGACGAATGGACAAGAGCTTCTTTATTCGATTTTGGTAACTATACAAAGAGCAGGGGAAGATCTTTCAATGCTCATATCATACCTCCCATGAGAATTCCCAGTTTTGCAGTTCGGCCGCAGTGATGGGAAAAATATCTCGGACTGCTGCAACCTGAAAGAGCTGTTTAACATTCAAAAGATGTACTGTTAGGAACTTATACCGATGCTGAAAACTCTCATGTTCagcaaatcaaatcaaagttATGTGATCTAGGCATGAGTAGATATGTTTTGTTCCGGAATCAATCTTAGGACATGATGAATCCACtatgtttggtttcagaattaaaattacaaaaattttaaattttaacttttaactcaacacactacacaacaaaaatacacattttccaaatcaaaaattttaactttaattttaactcgatacactacacaacaaaaacacacatttctcaagtcaaatttataatctcatctcatttgtcattttccacaatcaaaatcaaaattaaagttactttaactctgaaatcaaatgcACCAGAAATTTTCAGTGATTACGAACACTCATGCCACTGTTAAAGATCCTAGGAAAAAGATGCTTCACCCTGAAGGACTCACAAACTCGCCGCGTCAAATATCTGATATTTTTGTGCTTCCCGTAAATTTTTTCTTCCAGCATAAAAAATATCGATGTTTAATGCCCCATCTTTGCCATCAAATTCAAAAGAAGGCAGAGAGTTCAGCCTTTCACACATAGTCAGCTCAGGACAAGAATACCAGTTCAATGTTGAATATGGAAAACTCCAGACTCTAAGAAAAGGATGTGAGTCTGTCTTTGACTCACCTCTCCAACAAGGGGTTCCATTGATGAAACCATCGCCATGGAACCCGTCACCGCACTTGCAACGGATACCTTTGGTGCCGTTGATGAGAGTCACATTATCAATGCTCACATTCACATCACAAATCTCGTGAGGAGAGCCTTTGAGCCACCAAGCTAGTTCCACCGCCTTAAACATCAGTGAGTTGGCATCCACTGCTGCAATTGAAGATTGGATGAACTTGCAGCCGGTCGTGTTTAGAGCCTCATACCCAATGACATCAGCCCCCTTGTTGTCTGGAGAGAAGCAGCTGACATTATCCCCCTTATGATTCTCAGTGCAGTTTCCGATATCCAGGAACCAGGTATGCTCATAGCAGCCCTTCTGTGGGGCCTTGCAGTTCTGGAGGATGAAGCCGTTTGTCCGAGTGGGCGAGTAGTTTGAACCGAAGAGAGGCATGATTGAACTGATCGAGCGGTTGCATCTTGTCGGGAGTTTGATGAAGATGCTCGACTGGGTTATGTCGAGGACTTGGAATTTGTCAATTTTGATGTCTCCTGTGCTGTTGATGCAGTTGAGTCGTATGGGGCAGCCAGGAGAGAAGCCAAAAGGGTACCTGACGGTGCGGACCCCACAAGTCCGGGTGCAGCTTGTGGAGTTGTGTGCCGTGGTCAGAGAGATTAATGGTGCAGGGATGATGGTGGCTGCGGTCAGGACAATTAGGATAGCTCTGCTAACGAGCATTTCCGATGGTTAATACTGTTTGCCAAACAGATTTTTGAACCAGTTATCGACTGATCAAAGACCGCCTAAGCTCAAATTTCCGGCACAACGGTGAACAGACACTTCTGAAACAAGCCTTCTAGTGTTGATTCTCGGCTTCAAGGACAGAAAGTGCACTGCCGGTTTAATAACGGGCTCTGCAGACATGAATTATTCAATCAAACCACTAGGAATATCGATAGTGATCATAATCTCCTCTGCCTGCAAACAGAACAAAACTGTGAGCTCCAGTTTCCTTGAACTACTCAATTACCAATcctaatataaagaaaaagggaCAGTTTTCTGGGGAAGTTGAATATGCTAAAACGTTTATGTTTATGAAGCATACCCTGAACTTCTTCAATGGCAGTTTTGCTTTTGACTACGGGCTAAAACCCGGGTCCTGTCATTCAACTCCAGGGCTGCTTCTCTGATCAAACACAGACACAAGAAAGGAGGGAAGAGAGATTGAGAGAGAAGAAGCCTCTTAGTCTATCttgagaaattaaagatgGCACTTGGCAGCTTAGATAGCGTTCCATGTCAGTGTCTACAGTGGActaggaggaagaagatgatgcgTGCCTGGTGATGAAAGTGATGGTCAACGGGAGAATTCTTATTTGAAATGGTTGACCCTGACCAATTCTTATGGCCATTTTCCATCGATCAGTCGTCGGTTCATTCAAGTGTGATGGAAATGGCTGGTAGGGCCCTTGACAGCAGCCAAAGAGAAGACAGCTTCCGCGTCCTGCTCATTTCTGGGATGGACCACGGCACCCCAGGGGGTACGTTACGTCGGTGATACGGCACGAAATCCTGACCTGATATTTGTTGCGGTCTGGAGTTACTCCACGTGATAACGGTGATTTAAGACGGACCGTTAGTACATGGGTCCTTCAGTGCTTAATtgttgagttttttttttcccctgaataaagcatattaaaaattaaagaacgGAAGCGACAACATTGTTTCGAAGGTTCCGATAAGAAACAAAGCGAATCAAAATTTGACTTTGAGCCGAACTGGCCCATGTCATCAGCGAGGAAATTATAATTGTAGAGTTAGTGCTTCAAAAGGAATGGTGCATCCCCGTGAATCACATTTATAGAGAAGTCCAAATTGGCTCGCTCGGAAATCTCTAGATCTTTCTTAGGGACTTCATCACTTACCATGACCACTGGAGGGCGTTAATGCTCTTCTTTCTGGAGATATCTTTGGGGCCGTCTTGCCCCGATTTTGTATATTCTAGTACTTTTGGCCTTCGGCTCCAAGTTCACCCAATAAATTGCAGACTTAATGCAAGGAATTGGTACAGTTCATGCGACCGAAGCAAAGTAAACTGAAGCATTGAACTGTCAAGCCTTGGGTTATGGAGGTAATGACTAATGAGAGATTCGATTGATGGACCGACCACTTGTGTCCAGATTGTACTTCAACCTAGTATAGAAGATTATGCGGCACGTAAACTACATAAAACTCAATAAAAAAGAGGGATTTTAATACAGTGATATAAATCACAAACTCAATATTAAGAAGTTTCAGTTTGACTCTCACCCGTTGGATTTGTCCTCTTGTTAACCCATGAGCCTTCCTTGTACTTTTCATCGGTAGAGATTATGTTACCCGTTTAACTGAGGGCAAATAATTACAATCATCTATAATCTCTAATAAGAGGTCCACCAGATTGTTCTAACAATAAGTGCATGGActaaattcatttcaaatgcAAGGATCCAATGGCAAATTTTAATGGATCGCCTGAGGACTAAACGGCATTTCACCTACAAGTTTAAGGACTAATCAGTTAATAAGAAGCCCAAGATATCATGGACTTGAGCCCATTCCCGCTTGGACCCATTCAAAGCCCAGGCCGAAACTACAGCACTGCGTGGATGTATACGGTGAACCCGGTGCATGTAGCCCGACGGTGAGATCAAACGCTTCTATTCATGGGCTCACATGCACCGGGTGCATAATATCAGAACATGGTGCAGCTGGGTTTTCTCCTTCAGGCAGTGATgggggggaggaggaggaggagaagggcGAGCTTAAACCCTAGCATTGGACAGAACCCTGCGAGCCACCGAGAGAGGAGGAGAAACTGGTCGGATTCCAATGTCGGACAGTGATTCTGATGCTCCCGAGGAGTTCTCGGCGGAGCAGGTTTTCTCCAATTTTTGCCGCCGCCTCTCAATATCTGccttatgctttttttttttttttttccttcctgaATGAGAATTTGGGTGTGATTGCTGATCTTGTCCCATGCGTGTATGCGTAGGGCTTGCACCAAGACGAAGAGTTAAGAAGGATACAGAGCGACAATAAGGCCAGGTACGGATTATCTGCTTCGTCTCTGATAGGTTAAAAGGGCATGTCTTTCCGttgaggaagaaagaaaatggtTCTGATTCGGCTGAGCTGCGCAGAACTTCTCCGTTTGTTTGATATGATATCGCTTTCTAGCTCAGGATTGTTCGTCCGGATCTTCTTAAGCTCGAGGAACGGTTGAAGAGTATGAGTGGGAGAGAAAAATTAGTGATTTTTGTTGGTTTTCACTTTCCCCTAATTGCCTGGAATGAACATCAATGCATTTATCTACGTTTGAGCTTGGAATGAGaagtgtaaaaaaaataaaaattgtttttgctCGTTGTTTTTGAGAAACCGATTAACTTCACGATGATATgatcattctctctctctctctctcacacacacacacacgaaactagAATTATCACTTTCAACTGTGTTCCGTTTAATTCGGGAAGCTTCTTAGTAGGAGTTGATCTGCGCAACTTCCTGGGGAGTCTGCGGGAATTTATGTAGGAACCTCCCACAATTTGTGGGCGTTGCCAGCCTGGGTATCTTAATGGAGGAGGATTTGAAGGGTAAAAGCTGGGGCAAAGAGTTGCTTGGAGCTTTTGGGTATTAGGTTCTATGAGTTCGAATGGTTGGTGATACTAAGGACAGtgttgaaacaaataaaaccTAAGGTGATGTGAAGAAGAGAGGCGGATTTGATAATT from Punica granatum isolate Tunisia-2019 chromosome 3, ASM765513v2, whole genome shotgun sequence includes:
- the LOC116201306 gene encoding wall-associated receptor kinase-like 14 gives rise to the protein MLVSRAILIVLTAATIIPAPLISLTTAHNSTSCTRTCGVRTVRYPFGFSPGCPIRLNCINSTGDIKIDKFQVLDITQSSIFIKLPTRCNRSISSIMPLFGSNYSPTRTNGFILQNCKAPQKGCYEHTWFLDIGNCTENHKGDNVSCFSPDNKGADVIGYEALNTTGCKFIQSSIAAVDANSLMFKAVELAWWLKGSPHEICDVNVSIDNVTLINGTKGIRCKCGDGFHGDGFINGTPCWRALSGCSSPRYFSHHCGRTAKLGILMGGLVAGAFLISGLTVICYLILRHSISLRSRMSAKRLLHVAAGSTSVPLYTYKDIERATNGFSERQKLGNGAYGTVYGGILHNDEWVAIKRIRHRDADSIDKVANEIKLLSSVSHPNLVRLLGCCIEDGEQILVYEFMPNGTLLQHLMKERGTGLPWTVRLRIAAETARAIAYLHSETNPPIFHRDVKSNNILLDSQYNSKVADFGLSRLGMTEANDSHISTAPQGTPGYLDPQYHQQFHLSDKSDVYSFGVVLVEIITALKVIDFRRPHSEVNLAALALDRISRGCVDEIIDPSIDPHWDAWTLSSIHKVAELAFRCLAHHWDLRPSMTEVAEELELICFSGWAAPEDNMTCIGGSSVASSSCASPYGGSEKSFGRGLSAKKGGGSRRLSIQQYYRRPEYSQNSTGNGKDNSRISAHNCQLSDKSSPSAAGLLQNMVP